The genomic segment CAGCAGAATCACCGCTTTTGGAGATCAATGCACCGGTCTTGCAGGCTCCTTCAATCAGCACTGCTGTTTTTCGCCTTATTATTTCCATGTACTCCTGTTCTTTGAGCTTTAAATTTTCCTTTTGAGTAAGCTGATGGATTTCTCCCTGGGCCATGTTTTCTGTAATTCCTGCGATAACCCTGATAACTTCCGTGTTCTGGGTTTCTGATGCTATGGAAAGGGATCTGGCTAAAAGAAAATCGCCTGTAAGAACAGCAATTTCATTGCCATATACAAAATGGGCTGCAGGTTTTCCCCGTCTCAGCCGCCCCCCGTCAACCAGGTCGTCATGGAGCAGGGTAGCTGCATGCAGGTATTCAAATATGGTAGAAAAAAAAGCCTCCCTGCCCCCTGAATATCCGCATATTCTCGCACTCAGACACATCAGCAAAGGTCTAAGCCGCTTGCCTCCGCTGAATAGAATATGGCCTGCAACCTCAGATACAAGATCAAGATGTACTCCGAGATTTTCTTTTAATGCTGTTTCAATAGCTTGAAAGTCTGGTTTTACCTGGTTTAATATTTTATATTTAATATGGCTCACTTTATTTCTCCAACAAGGTCATATTCAAGTGTGTCTGTAATTTTAATATTTGCAAAGTCTCCTGGTTTCAGGGCAGTGGAGTGGTTAATATATACCATGCCGTCAACCTCGGGGGCCTGAAATCCAGTTCTGCCTATAGAAACATCAGGTTCAGGAGATTCTTCCACCAGCACTTTCAGATTTTTATTAAGGTATTTTTCATTTATTTCCAATGATATTTCCATCTGACGGGACATGAGTATATCATATCGTTCCCGGGCAGTCTTTGCAGGAACATGATCTGGCAGATTATGGGAAGGCAGGTCTTCGGAATCTGAGTAAATAAATACTCCAAGATTATCAAAACGAATATCTTCTATAAAATCAAGCAATAATTGAAAATCTTTATCAGTTTCCCCAGGAAAACCTGTTATCACTGTTGTTCTTAGTGCAGCTTCAGTATCTGCTGTTCTGATTTTTTCAAACAGCCTGTAAAGATCATCCCTGTTATGACTGCGCCCCATTTTCTTTAATACAGAACTGGCAGCGTGCTGAACAGGAAGATCAAAATAGGAACACAAATTGGACCGCTCTGTAATTATTTTTATAATATTATCATCAATGCTTTCAGGATGTCCATATAGAATCCGAATCCATATATCAGCTTCAAGATTATCAGATAAGTCAGAAATATCCCTAAGAAGATATGAAAGATTTGCATCTTTTCCCAGGTCCCTGCCATATGCTGTGGTATCTTGAGCAATAAGGACTATCTCTTTTACACCTGATTTAATTAATGTTTTTGATTCTGCTAAAATATGTTCAGGCTGACGGCTTTTCTGTTTTCCCCTGAGTTTTGGAATAATACAATATGTACAGCCCCGGCTGCATCCTTCTGCAATCTTGAGATAAGCCATATAGGGCAGGGTGAGTTCACGGGGAGACCCAGGGCCTGGAATAATAATGGAATCAGGATCAGGAAGAATACATTTTGAACCTTTCAATGTGCCATTAACTGCATCAACAATCCTGTCAAAAGCCCCGGTTCCCAGAAACAGGTCAACTTCTTCCAGTTCCGATGCAATATCTTTTCCATAGCGCTCAGGCAGACATCCTGCAACAATCAAAGACCGGCATTTGCCATCTTTAAACTGCGCCATTTCAAGTATTGTATCAAT from the Desulfonema limicola genome contains:
- the rimO gene encoding 30S ribosomal protein S12 methylthiotransferase RimO: MNIHLVSLGCARNLVDSEGMLGLIKKAGWEITDDPEDAHVIIVNTCSFIESAAEESIDTILEMAQFKDGKCRSLIVAGCLPERYGKDIASELEEVDLFLGTGAFDRIVDAVNGTLKGSKCILPDPDSIIIPGPGSPRELTLPYMAYLKIAEGCSRGCTYCIIPKLRGKQKSRQPEHILAESKTLIKSGVKEIVLIAQDTTAYGRDLGKDANLSYLLRDISDLSDNLEADIWIRILYGHPESIDDNIIKIITERSNLCSYFDLPVQHAASSVLKKMGRSHNRDDLYRLFEKIRTADTEAALRTTVITGFPGETDKDFQLLLDFIEDIRFDNLGVFIYSDSEDLPSHNLPDHVPAKTARERYDILMSRQMEISLEINEKYLNKNLKVLVEESPEPDVSIGRTGFQAPEVDGMVYINHSTALKPGDFANIKITDTLEYDLVGEIK
- a CDS encoding polyprenyl synthetase family protein — translated: MSHIKYKILNQVKPDFQAIETALKENLGVHLDLVSEVAGHILFSGGKRLRPLLMCLSARICGYSGGREAFFSTIFEYLHAATLLHDDLVDGGRLRRGKPAAHFVYGNEIAVLTGDFLLARSLSIASETQNTEVIRVIAGITENMAQGEIHQLTQKENLKLKEQEYMEIIRRKTAVLIEGACKTGALISKSGDSAVNALAEYGFNLGMAFQMADDLLDYISDTKSLGKAVGADLREGKLTLPVIHALESASEQDRILMEKIILNKDFSEYEFNMLKNMLNKYKGIEYTKNKAKEHTICAKQMLSIFKDSAAKETLIDIADYALARKS